Part of the Sylvia atricapilla isolate bSylAtr1 chromosome 1, bSylAtr1.pri, whole genome shotgun sequence genome, TTTCATGTTCCTTGTTCTGATTTGTCTCAGTCAGTAAAAAGCAGTTCCTACAGATCTCAGATGCATTTATGGAAGCTGATTCTTCTGGTTTCACTTAAttcaagaaaacacaaaaaatatatgACATAAAGCATGCTGTGTAGATCTTTACAAAACAATATAGGGAAGCAAAGGTCCTGGTTTATCTGAATTATGGGgttattttcttccagtaatGTTGTGGTAGTCTGGATATACTGATTTTGCTGACTTCCTTGCTGTACAGGGCACTGATCTCAGCTGACTTGAACCAGGATGGATATGAAGATCTGGTGGCTGGAGCACCAGGGTACAGCACCATGGGCCATGTTCAGACAGGAAGGGTGTATGTGGTCTATGGCAATCAGTCCGGTTTGCCCGCAGGGGACATGGACCTGGATGGGAAAGCTGACCAAGTACTACAGGGTCATCAGGTAAGGGGTCAAGGCAGATATTTgtcagttaatatttttttttgcctgaaaacTGGTGAGTTTTGAATGAGCAGTGGTATTATTAATGTGTATGAGTGTTATTCCTGAGACACTCCTGATATCATATGATGTCGTatgcttttcaagaaaaattatcattattaaaGTCCAAGGAACAATTGAAGTGATGGTGATCTGTGGGTTCACTTCCATTACTGTACCATATAAGTAAGTATTAGACCATGAAGTGCCCTTAAATAAAACTCAGGTTGTGTCTCTGTAAATCACAGTATAGCTCATTCTGATCCctgcatttaataaaatatggTGTTTCCTGTCCTTTGTAATCTAGAATTATTAATTTGATATGTTTTAATTCCTTTGAGGCTACATTTCTTCATTAAGTGATAACTTCTCCCCAGATAATTTTGTCTGTAGTAAGGGTATtggaaaggattaaaaaaaaaaaaaaaaaaagaaaactttgatTTGACATGAATGTCCCTGGTTTGTAACCAAGAAGTAGGAGCAAATGATCCTTTTGGGTGTTAAATATGATCCTCTGTAGGAAATACCTTtgttcagaaggaaaataataggGAGAAATGAGatacatttccttttaatttgtttcagtGGTTACAAATGGTGGATTAACAGCTGCTGTCTTCTTACAGAGTGTTTTAGTGGTTCCCAGTCATAATGCTGTCAACAGAATAGACCATAAACTTAAGATCAATGGTGCACTGGACTGagaagaggaaacagcaaagcagcaccgtattatattcatatatattaTGAAGTTGTCCTTCATTTTAACACAGCTGACTTTGAATTAGTTTATTATCACAGGGAATGTtacttagaagaaaaaaaaatgtttggataGACTTTTGTCATCTGTTTCTTCCCTGTGCAAATGTACATTTGATTTTCATGGTTTTGACTTGAAAATATGAGAGCAATCCCTTTTCTTTTAGCCTTCAGGAAGATTTGGTTCTGCCTTGGCAGTCCTGGACTTCAATGAGGATGGAGTGCCAGATCTGGCAATTGGAGCACCTTCTGCGGGATCTCAGTTTCTTACGTACAAAGTAAGCTACAAACATGggtttgttgttctttttaaacTCTCCaaactgaatgtttttattgatacatgatttttaaaaatattgaaattaaaaagagcatttctgtTGTTGCTCCAGGTGACACTGTAATTTAAACAGAAGTTTATATCCTTTGTGGGTACTTTGACTAGAGCAATATCAGCTAcctgtatttctctttcagtggcttttttttttacacattaTAAATCCAAACCAGATTGCAACATTGCAGCTTTGACATGCTGGAAATGTAAGGGGCCATTAATGAAATACAAATGTACCCTTTTTGCTCAGGAACAGGGAGTCTGGAATGGATCTCATGGGTCAATGAGCTTTGTCAAATGCTGTCACAAGGCCAACAAATGATACCTAAATTTGTGATATGAACACAGACACACTTGCTAAAATAATCAAGTTACAGAGGCTTAATGACTTACAGCTTACCAGACAAGCCTGTGAAATGGTCCCTGAGTATTTTTAGACCATGCAAACTGATGGGTAAAATGTTTTGAGTAAACGATAAACTTTAAGCTTAAAACTCTTCAGAATTTTAGATACTAATTTACCTGTCTAACTAGGAATTaggttgcttttatttaaactcATCACTTGGAAGATTGTGTGCATCTGTTGTGCCTGGCACTGTTTACCATTGCATCAAATGATAATCAAAATATGAGCCATCTGAACATGTGTATTATGAGTATAAATATACTGCCCTTGTTCCTTACTCACACTATGATGAAAATATACTTCTCTACTTCATTGCTTGGCTACAGCAGTCACCATTAGCCATAGGTATTCTTAGGTTTGGGGTGGGAAAGAAAGTACTATGGAAAGGCTCTGAGAGGGGAAATGAAGTTGCATAAATAGCCCTTGCAGAACTGTTCCACTCATTGTGATTGGCCTTGGATTTAATACTTGATACTGACCTGCAGGTGCTCTCATgccatattttctttttctgctgttcaggGTGCTGTGTATGTCTACTTTGGAACTGAGGGAAGAGGCTTGGCACCACAGCCAAACGTTACCATAACTTGTCAGGTATATTGATAATGTAATATCCTGTTTATACTATCCTATTAGCTAGGCTAACACAGGGCTACAGAGGCAAGAGGTGagataaagaggaaaagagctTATGGGCTTAAAAAAAGAATGTTAAAATTCAACTTATCATTGCAAGGAAATTTAGACTGATGGGGATGGAGCAAGCAGGTGCTTGTTTAGATTGATTGTATTTGGGAAAGACATTTATACCCCAGTGCAGGAAGGTAGCAGGGTGAATAGAAAGGTGCATAGccctcaaaaccaaaaaaaaaggctaccaaaaaccccaacccacaccaaacagaaaaaacaaagaaaacgAAACTGAAGCCAGGGAGTGGGAGGCTAATTTGGTAAGAAGCAAAGTTAGCTCTTTAGAATTTAGTTGGTCTATTTTGCTACGGAATTGATGGTTTCAGTTCTATTTCAGGCTTAAACTAACTGTTTATTGCAGTATTCCTACTGTAATCTTGGATGGTCCCTCCTGGCAGCTGACGTTGATGGGAATGGAAACGCTGATCTGGTTGTGGGCTCTCCATATGCACCCGGTAGTGGGAAGCAGAGAGGATTTGTGgttgcatttttctctcatttcaacAGGAGTGACCAAGGTAATATTTGTTGAGTAAATTAACCCTCCTATAGTTTATGTGACTGGTTATTTGTTCCTAATTAATCATGGTATAATCCAAGTCTGAAGTGATCTCAAAGGATGTCCCTCCTACTCAATAAGCTGCGAAGCCAGACCAAATTGCTCAGGGCTTTGTGCAGTTGCATCTTAAAACCTCCAGTGACAGAAATTGCACAGCCACTCTGGACAGCTGTTCTACTTCTTGGCAGttctcacagggaaaaaaatctcttgttaCAACTAGTATGAACCTTTCTTGTTTCAGTTTATGTTCATTGTCTATTGTCTTCCCACCATGCATAGTGATCTTATAGTTACAAAAAGCATGGAATACCCCTACTAAACTTGCTCCTGTTTGTCAACATCTTTCCTGTAACGGAACAACATATTGTAGGTGTGATCTAGGGAACAATCACTTCTTTCAACTCAATCTCTTTGCTGTGCTCCTTCTTACATAGTCTTAGGCACTGTTGGCTGTCTGTCAGAGCCTTGCTCTCAGCTCTTTGTCCACCAGGACCTCCAGGGCCTTTTCCACATGACAGCTCCTAAGCCAGTCTGTTCCCAGCTGTATCAGTGCTCCTTTCCCAGGGTCAGGCTTTGCATCCGTCCTCACTGAATTTTGTGAGGTTCCTGTCAGCCTGTTACTCCAGCCTGCCTGTGTGCCTCTGAATGGAACCACTCCCCTGCaatctcctcctctcttccagcTTCACAAAAGAACATCTTGTTGCCTTGtctaaattatttataataaagtGTCCAACAGAATGAGTAAAAAAATTGATCCCTGAAGGCACTTCACTTGTTGCAGGCAGTCAGAGAACAGCACATGGTTCTCTGCTTTTGTCAGACAGATCATCTCAACCATGTTTTCCCCATTTGGTTTTCTGTCCATCCAAAGTGCAATGTCCCAGCTTGGATGCAAGAACAGTTGTGGGAAACTGTGTTGAAAACCTTGCTAAAGCAGTGGATTCAACTGTGTATTGTGAGTCCAGTGTAAGCTCACTGCTCTTTCTTGGAAAATTGCAAATGAACCTCAACAAATGAATCTTTATCATTCTTTATGTTCCTTTGGCTAAAGGGGAATGCTACAAGTGAATACAGTTGATGAGTAAAGGTGATGAAGTTTCTAGTGAATGAGAGAGGAAATGTCATATATGGAACTAAATAATAAAGCATGGGTAGCTTTGTCGGAATCATGCAATTGAGATTTACAATAATGCTTAATTGTTGCAGTTTATTCTAATTCATGTAAAATTAGAAACCACAAGAACATGGCTTTTAAAACACTGCTAACTGACATTTTTGTAAAACCTAAGCACAGAATGAGTAATTTAAATTACAGCCAGAATGATCTGAATCTCTCCCACCCAGCACCCTTGAAGAATTACAAGTTCTGATAAACTGTAAGTAGTTTAGGGCAGGCTTGAGTGGTAGCTTTCATGAACTTCATGTAGGCTATTGGAAGGACAGAGAAACGGGCTGTGTCAAATGAAAGCTTTcaccagccagcagagctgcagggtgagCAAGCAAAGTCAACAAGTATTGATGCCATGTCACTGACAGTGTAACTTTGCACAGAGAAACTTGCTGCCTTAGGATGATTCAGTGGAGGATTGCAAATGGGTTTTTCAATGCCAGGGCACACCAAGATTTagttgatatttttttctggtctctCAGGACTTCTGTCAGTACAGGATGCCAACTGGATGgtggagggggaagaaaattatgcttggtttggattttcacttgccagctgccagctggagaaTGTGACATTACTGCTGATTGGTAGCCCTACATGGAAGACTTGTTCTAGGTGTGTTGCATGTGACAGCTTGCTGTCTTTTCTACTCTGCTGTACTTCTGCAAGGTTTAAGATTTGCAATAGATTAGACTTCCAGCTTTTTAGgaagtttcctttttgttctgcttagaatatttttattactttaatatttctattatatTCACCATCCTTATGAAGACAAGATTTATTATACCTTCTCTAGGGCAGGTCTTTGTTATTTAAAGACACCTAAGAATTTCTTGAGTTTCCTTGGGGAGGAAGAGGGGTCACAAAAAGGCTGATGGGTAAGTGTGCCTTAAATAACCATATGGATAGCTCTTACTTTGAGATAGCATTTTTAAGAGCTAATTAAACATGATGATGTAATGGATGATAAAAAAGGGGATAGACAGATGAAGTCTGCACTCTAAATATTGTGTAATTAGTTAGAACAAGTATGGGAATCACTAAAGTAGATTTCTAGAATTTGTGAGGCACTATTATTCCAAAGTAAAAGGGGAGAACATGTACAATTATATGTTGTTACATACAACTTTATTTTGCATTGTATTTCAAGCTGCAATCCCCTCTTGCCAGATGTCAGACAGAGTGTTGGGAAGGTGTACGGCTATAACCCACCAAGTACAAAGCACTGGTTTGAGATAACTGGAGACAAGGTAGGGCTGCTTCTTTAGTATGGGACCATGTGAATAATTTGAAGTAAAGTGGCATTTTGTAGAAATTACATAggtgttttaaaaatctaaCAGGAGATGGGCAGAATGGGTTTGTCTCTGGCCAGTGGTGTGCTGTCTGTAGCTGGGAACACAAGGAAAGTTTTGGTGGTGGGTGCACCTACTGCAGGTATGTCCTGAAAGCTGGAGATTATTTCTGCTTAATGATATTTGTTTCTGCATGACTTGAGAAAAGATACAATGCTTAACAGAAAAGGGACCTTTAAAGTGccatgtaattaaaaaaaaaaaattagaaatcacTGTAATCACCTGTATTGCCTTATATGTAGAATCCTCTCTACTGTGCCTCaaccttttccttccttaaaaTGGGCTTAATAGCATTACTACTTCGCATTTTTTATGTAACATGATTTTCTAGTAGACTGCCTATTTCTCAGAATTGAAAGAACACAGTATTTTGTCCTCACTCTGGCAGTAGACAGTAGAAATAGAGGATGTCAAATTGCAGAAGTCTAACTGGAATACATTTCTTCCCTGGTACCATGACTAAAAAAATTTTTCCTATGCTAATTAGTGTTAATCCCATATAATTGTTGATGTTATTTGATACATTATATTAATTTTGTCCATTTTATGTGATGCCAGTATTACTTATAATTGTAAGTATTAAACCTGAGTTCGTATGTCTGATGCTCAAtatctgttggtttttttttttttcccagacagcTTGTCTAGGATTTTATTTATGTCCTCGGTGCTGCATCAAGCTGGACAGGCTCTGGTATATGACCTATCAAACAGCACCAAGCCTTCTCTGCTCAGTGCATTCAGTGGGGACAGGAGATTTTCTCGTTTTGGAGGAGATATACACTTAAGTGATCTGGATAGCGATGGGCTAGGTAAAACTTTATGAATCTAGAGCAGAAATGAAGTGTTTAACTTTCAGCAATGGGAAAATTAGTCACCTGCATATTCATAGAAGTGCTAAATACAATCTGCTTTCTGAATTGGATTGTACCAGTATTCCATTGTGCCCTACAGGGAGGCCTCTCTAAAATCCCAAGCAACTCAAAcagaaattgaaatattttagttgACACCTTTAATAGGAATTGTGGCATCTAGAGGCATATAAATGCCATCTCTCCCATGTTGGTCTAGTATTAACTGACTTCTGCTGTGTTATGTCCTCTTTGTAATATGTGCAGATGAAATGATTGTGGCATCCCCACTGCGATCCAACGGTATCACCTCAATCCTGTCTGGTGGGGCTGCTGGCCGTGTCTATATTTACAATGGCAGACAGGCATCCTCAGGGAATGTGACAGGCCACTGCACATCGTGGACATCTCCCTGTCCTGAGGACTGGGTAAGAATACAAGAAAGTGAATTCTGGACACAAGTTTGGAATGACAACTTACTAATTATATCCAGTACAAATGCCAAGTGTGTTTTGCCTTGGTTCCAGGAAACTGAAGATTTTCTCAGGTTTCTGAGTCTCTGCAGTTTGGCTCCTCCTGTTTGTTCTTAAGTTACTTTCCTGTTTGGGAGCCAGGATTATCATACGGCTCTTCTATTCTGTTCCAGTAATTCCattaactttttatttcctttttttttttttttccttcttctttagGCACAGTATGTCCTAATTTCTCCTGAGGTAAGTAACCAGAAAATAAACTACTGAGAGAACCTAAAAAGtcctacttaaaaaaaaccaaaacaaaacaaaaacaaaaaacaaacaaacaaaaaaaaacaacctagcAGCAATATAACCAGAATGTTATTTTACAGGAACTATCAAGATTTGGGAGTTCTGTTACCACTGTGAAATCTGAAAGAAAGGTGAGAAAAATTACTGTGGTTGGTTGTTTCATAACATCCTTTTACCTCACTTGCACATACTAGCTAACATCTCACACGTATCTTACATGTTTTTGAGTCTTAAGTTCTTTACATAGTTAACAAAGTCACTCTCTGAACTGATAATTAAACCCATTTCATAGATTGATGAGCTATGGAGTTGCCAAAATTTTGgtacttaaattaaaaaaattgaatcaCTTTAAGGCAGCCTGAATTCTCAACTGCTTAAGAGTATGCTGGAAGTTTCCATGGGAAATAGAGCATAGGTGCCTCCCAGCTTTACTGCTCATGCAAAGTGGATGCTCAGCTGTGGAGCAAACCAGGCACACAAACCCACCCTTCTCATTTAGTCTTTACAGGCTTGCTGTCCTGGCTATCACCTGCAGTGAACGCCGTTCATTTGTCACATGTTTCTAAGCATAGAGGTCCAGTTCCTACCTGACTGATTTAGGATATGTTTGTGTACCTCTTCCTCTTTGCTTCCCTCAGATGCCTACTTGTTCACCAAACACCATTTGCTACATTTTTATCATGCACTGAGGAGCCTTTTTGTCATCTGGAAGGTTACTTTAGGGCTTGTCCAGCTTGTCCAATGTTCTGCTCACTCTAACATCACCTCCATGAGGACTGGGGTTCTCTGTGTGAGGTTCTCTCTACCTCAGTACCAGGCTGAGGAAGTCTTCAGCAAATGCTGTTTGACTTcttgcattaaaaatgcaatgGAGAAACACCTGGAGATCTCAGCTAGATTAGTGTACATAATCCTACACCTGAAACACAAGCACTGCTAAGTGCAAGTAAGCCCGTTCTCCAAACAGTTGTGTTCTGTTGCTACAGCACCATCTAGTCCACACTCCTGCTTCATCCCTATTGATCTTAGCCCTGAGAAGCAGTTTGTGTGGGCAAGAGACTCCTTTCATTTGGTTCCAGCTTGCTTCAGTTTCCCAAATGCTAACCAAATAACTATTTTATCTTAGaacaattaaattaaattagaacaattaaattaaattaagaacAATTTTCTTAAATGCTACTCTGATGAGATGGATTCTCTCATTTCCCATCACATTTCTGTATGACACTAATGAGATGGTCAAAATCCATGAGGGAAGCTTAAGGCAGCCAGTGCAGTTGCATTTTGCTAACCTTTGCTCTTTATCCCTGCAGAAACAAGTTGTAGTGGCAGCAGAGAGAAGTTCTGCGAAAGCTCGACTTAGTGGAAGGCTTTTTGTCTACTCACTCTAAAAGTTCACAGTAGCCTTAAAGACACACCTGGTCTTCTAGTGAAGAATCTCTGTAATATTTGTGCTACTTTCCTGAACCCACACAAACCAACATGCAGCGGCAGCAAGTTTTTGCTGAATTCTGTGGTGGGCAGCAGCATCGCTTATCTAGAACAGGCAAGCTGGTCTGAAAACCTTTCAGAGGTTAAAATGAGCAGGCAGCTGCGTTTTTGGTAGTATTTGGCTATATGAGGAATGTTCAGTGGTCACCTGCTTTACTGGCCAGATTTGAGTATCTTCTTGACAAAACTGGGAAACTGCAGCATACTGTGATAAATGTAAGGATTCTAACTTCTGGAAAGTTACTCTCAAAATAATAAgcatggagcagctgcagctttaAGACTGACAGAAAGGTGGGTGCTGATGAACAGGACTGTGTCTCTCTCTGAAGTCTTGAGGCCTGCACTGAAAGTGTAGTT contains:
- the GPLD1 gene encoding phosphatidylinositol-glycan-specific phospholipase D — translated: MVGLKIWSVLLVILYHFCQRCIPCGISTHVEIAHRALEFFIKHEGSVNYRQLLLNHQDAFQAGSIYPDAFYPPICKHGMFHDVSEDTHWSPFLKASIDYIRRNYPQPWEEATEKLVAFLFGIASHMVADVSWHSLGIDQGFLKAMGEIDFHGSYSEAHSVGDFGGDVVSQYELDFSYLASSWYVPVKDLAAIYKEFYGKEVITESTIAECTNLLFFELHGERLLIGKLFPTFASKSPFLVEKFHEYFLGGADDMAFWTNNIFELTSHMLENGTSDCYLPENPLFINCSREHKDNHIRNKQSKHEHHGNTTSLLTETLEKNINYTERGVQFNIQPWATKSLSLINHAFKTNVWRALGATHQKSSKYISKPAASYFLTSPYARLGWALISADLNQDGYEDLVAGAPGYSTMGHVQTGRVYVVYGNQSGLPAGDMDLDGKADQVLQGHQPSGRFGSALAVLDFNEDGVPDLAIGAPSAGSQFLTYKGAVYVYFGTEGRGLAPQPNVTITCQYSYCNLGWSLLAADVDGNGNADLVVGSPYAPGSGKQRGFVVAFFSHFNRSDQGLLSVQDANWMVEGEENYAWFGFSLASCQLENVTLLLIGSPTWKTCSSCNPLLPDVRQSVGKVYGYNPPSTKHWFEITGDKEMGRMGLSLASGVLSVAGNTRKVLVVGAPTADSLSRILFMSSVLHQAGQALVYDLSNSTKPSLLSAFSGDRRFSRFGGDIHLSDLDSDGLDEMIVASPLRSNGITSILSGGAAGRVYIYNGRQASSGNVTGHCTSWTSPCPEDWAQYVLISPEELSRFGSSVTTVKSERKKQVVVAAERSSAKARLSGRLFVYSL